The genomic DNA GGCAAACCACTCTGCTCCCTTTAGGATAATCTGAGGGATGTTTGCATAGGTTTCTACGTTATTTAATAGGGTTGGTTTATCCCAGATTCCTTTATGGGCAGGGAATGGCGGTCTTGGTCTAGGCATACCTCTTTTACCTTCAATAGAATTAATTAAAGCTGTTTCCTCACCGCAAACAAAGGCTCCAGCACCTAAGCGGATTTCTAGGTCAAAGCTAAAATCTGTTCCAAAAATGTTTTCTCCCAATAAGCCCTTTTCTTTTGCTTGATCAATGGCTATTTGAAGTCTTTTTACTGCTATAGGATATTCGGCCCGAACATATACATACCCTTTATTCGCACCTACAGCATAGCCGGCTATGGCCATAGCCTCAATCATAACATGGGGGTCTCCCTCCAGTACAGAACGATCCATAAAAGCACCTGGGTCCCCTTCATCTGCATTACAGGCTACATACTTTTGATCTCCTTGGGCTTTAGCGGTAAATTCCCATTTTAATCCTGTAGGGAATCCT from Natronincola ferrireducens includes the following:
- a CDS encoding (2Fe-2S) ferredoxin domain-containing protein — translated: MDLFRSHVLVCAGTGCTSSDSLKIMEKLEEQLKEHDLEKEVKIVKTGCFGLCEAGPIVIVYPEGAFYSHIKVEDIERIAEEHLLKGRIVTDLLYKESIEEDKIKAIDEVSFYKKQQRVALRNCGLINPEVIEEYIAFDGYQALGKVLLEMTPEEVIDVIKGSGLRGRGGGGFPTGLKWEFTAKAQGDQKYVACNADEGDPGAFMDRSVLEGDPHVMIEAMAIAGYAVGANKGYVYVRAEYPIAVKRLQIAIDQAKEKGLLGENIFGTDFSFDLEIRLGAGAFVCGEETALINSIEGKRGMPRPRPPFPAHKGIWDKPTLLNNVETYANIPQIILKGAEWFA